In Rutidosis leptorrhynchoides isolate AG116_Rl617_1_P2 chromosome 2, CSIRO_AGI_Rlap_v1, whole genome shotgun sequence, one genomic interval encodes:
- the LOC139894172 gene encoding uncharacterized protein isoform X4: MRVFKFLTIEANLCRFIRYKWQTVECFDPAVSLFAIEVERTGLEIVVYQEPIVSEVERTGLEIVAYQEPIASEVERTGLEIVVYQEPIEHFGDFERSSQSDAALFELQTVREHLTMSDRTSVQPANAEITHNDSDSDSSRTISDISRRLGNISRRPNDDSADEANSAKIVEKKRVKKLSQILKDLKEVEKKSGELKRCPPRKHRSKKIDLCNNPKVKDVKKTRIDEPETSKRGSSSRSVRVSGGANKRPVDCSKVMYCQVNLNPADFSNAERFMRRIKRRQT, encoded by the exons ATGAG GGTTTTCAAGTTTTTGACGATCGAGGCAAATCTTTGTCGATTTATCCGCTACAAATGGCAGACGGTAGAGTGTTTCGATCCAGCAGTTTCTCTATTCG CAATTGAAGTTGAAAGAACTGGACTGGAGATTGTTGTATATCAAGAACCTATAG TATCTGAAGTAGAAAGAACGGGACTGGAGATTGTTGCATATCAAGAACCTATAG CATCTGAAGTAGAAAGAACGGGACTGGAGATTGTTGTATATCAAGAACCTATAG AACATTTTGGTGACTTCGAGAGATCATCACAGAGTGATGCAG CACTCTTTGAACTTCAAACTGTCAGGGAACATTTGACCATGTCTGACAGAACTTCAGTTCAACCTGCCAATG CTGAAATTACTCATAACGATTCAGATTCTGATTCGAGCAGAACTATTAGTGACATTTCCAGAAGATTGGGGAACATATCGCGTCGTCCGAACGACGATAGTGCTGACGAGGCTAATTCCGCCAAGATAGTGGAAAAAAAGAGGGTAAAGAAATTGTCACAGATATTGAAAGATCTAAAAGAGGTGGAAAAAAAATCCGGTGAACTTAAACGTTGTCCGCCAAGAAAGCACAGGTCCAAAAAGATTGATCTTTGTAATAATCCAAAAGTAAAAGATGTTAAAAAGACAAGGATCGATGAGCCTGAAACGTCGAAGCGTGGGTCATCATCTCGTTCAGTGCGTGTGTCGGGTGGAGCAAATAAAAGGCCGGTGGATTGTAGTAAGGTCATGTATTGTCAGGTCAACCTCAACCCTGCAGATTTTTCGAATGCTGAAAGGTTCATGCGTAGGATAAAGCGGAGGCAAACTTGA
- the LOC139894172 gene encoding uncharacterized protein isoform X2: MRVFKFLTIEANLCRFIRYKWQTVECFDPAVSLFAIEVERTGLEIVVYQEPIEPKHSDDCETSSQNAIVSEVERTGLEIVAYQEPIASEVERTGLEIVVYQEPIEHFGDFERSSQSDAALFELQTVREHLTMSDRTSVQPANAEITHNDSDSDSSRTISDISRRLGNISRRPNDDSADEANSAKIVEKKRVKKLSQILKDLKEVEKKSGELKRCPPRKHRSKKIDLCNNPKVKDVKKTRIDEPETSKRGSSSRSVRVSGGANKRPVDCSKVMYCQVNLNPADFSNAERFMRRIKRRQT, translated from the exons ATGAG GGTTTTCAAGTTTTTGACGATCGAGGCAAATCTTTGTCGATTTATCCGCTACAAATGGCAGACGGTAGAGTGTTTCGATCCAGCAGTTTCTCTATTCG CAATTGAAGTTGAAAGAACTGGACTGGAGATTGTTGTATATCAAGAACCTATAG AACCAAAACATTCTGATGACTGTGAGACATCATCACAAAATGCCATAG TATCTGAAGTAGAAAGAACGGGACTGGAGATTGTTGCATATCAAGAACCTATAG CATCTGAAGTAGAAAGAACGGGACTGGAGATTGTTGTATATCAAGAACCTATAG AACATTTTGGTGACTTCGAGAGATCATCACAGAGTGATGCAG CACTCTTTGAACTTCAAACTGTCAGGGAACATTTGACCATGTCTGACAGAACTTCAGTTCAACCTGCCAATG CTGAAATTACTCATAACGATTCAGATTCTGATTCGAGCAGAACTATTAGTGACATTTCCAGAAGATTGGGGAACATATCGCGTCGTCCGAACGACGATAGTGCTGACGAGGCTAATTCCGCCAAGATAGTGGAAAAAAAGAGGGTAAAGAAATTGTCACAGATATTGAAAGATCTAAAAGAGGTGGAAAAAAAATCCGGTGAACTTAAACGTTGTCCGCCAAGAAAGCACAGGTCCAAAAAGATTGATCTTTGTAATAATCCAAAAGTAAAAGATGTTAAAAAGACAAGGATCGATGAGCCTGAAACGTCGAAGCGTGGGTCATCATCTCGTTCAGTGCGTGTGTCGGGTGGAGCAAATAAAAGGCCGGTGGATTGTAGTAAGGTCATGTATTGTCAGGTCAACCTCAACCCTGCAGATTTTTCGAATGCTGAAAGGTTCATGCGTAGGATAAAGCGGAGGCAAACTTGA
- the LOC139894172 gene encoding uncharacterized protein isoform X3, whose amino-acid sequence MADGRVFRSSSFSIRAYVDAILERDPEKSLLHQSMSGHGVPVETNAPEPIEVERTGLEIVVYQEPIVSEVERTGLEIVAYQEPIASEVERTGLEIVVYQEPIEHFGDFERSSQSDAALFELQTVREHLTMSDRTSVQPANAEITHNDSDSDSSRTISDISRRLGNISRRPNDDSADEANSAKIVEKKRVKKLSQILKDLKEVEKKSGELKRCPPRKHRSKKIDLCNNPKVKDVKKTRIDEPETSKRGSSSRSVRVSGGANKRPVDCSKVMYCQVNLNPADFSNAERFMRRIKRRQT is encoded by the exons ATGGCAGACGGTAGAGTGTTTCGATCCAGCAGTTTCTCTATTCG GGCGTATGTTGATGCCATTCTGGAAAGGGATCCTGAAAAAAGTTTGCTTCACCAATCCATGTCTGGACATGGGGTTCCGGTTGAGACTAATGCCCCTGAAC CAATTGAAGTTGAAAGAACTGGACTGGAGATTGTTGTATATCAAGAACCTATAG TATCTGAAGTAGAAAGAACGGGACTGGAGATTGTTGCATATCAAGAACCTATAG CATCTGAAGTAGAAAGAACGGGACTGGAGATTGTTGTATATCAAGAACCTATAG AACATTTTGGTGACTTCGAGAGATCATCACAGAGTGATGCAG CACTCTTTGAACTTCAAACTGTCAGGGAACATTTGACCATGTCTGACAGAACTTCAGTTCAACCTGCCAATG CTGAAATTACTCATAACGATTCAGATTCTGATTCGAGCAGAACTATTAGTGACATTTCCAGAAGATTGGGGAACATATCGCGTCGTCCGAACGACGATAGTGCTGACGAGGCTAATTCCGCCAAGATAGTGGAAAAAAAGAGGGTAAAGAAATTGTCACAGATATTGAAAGATCTAAAAGAGGTGGAAAAAAAATCCGGTGAACTTAAACGTTGTCCGCCAAGAAAGCACAGGTCCAAAAAGATTGATCTTTGTAATAATCCAAAAGTAAAAGATGTTAAAAAGACAAGGATCGATGAGCCTGAAACGTCGAAGCGTGGGTCATCATCTCGTTCAGTGCGTGTGTCGGGTGGAGCAAATAAAAGGCCGGTGGATTGTAGTAAGGTCATGTATTGTCAGGTCAACCTCAACCCTGCAGATTTTTCGAATGCTGAAAGGTTCATGCGTAGGATAAAGCGGAGGCAAACTTGA
- the LOC139894173 gene encoding uncharacterized protein isoform X1, whose product MEKGDYSKLAKEWLENSSRFQLDGMAQKGMKIDRVELGYVRCYFVIPDHLLDQDVEGNWNAGAISVLMDGMAAGAVFSICGGHLATIDFTMSFYSTVKVNVSHFFISPLCTDLHLE is encoded by the exons atggaaaaggGAGATTATTCAAAATTAGCTAAAGAATGGCTGGAAAACAGCTCCAGATTTCAATTAGACGGCATGGCACAAAAAGGAATGAAAATCGATCGTGTTGAATTAGGTTACGTCCGTTGCTATTTCGTTATTCCAGATCATCTATTG GATCAGGATGTAGAAGGAAACTGGAACGCTGGTGCGATATCGGTTTTGATGGACGGAATGGCTGCAGGTGCAGTGTTCTCAATCTGTGGAGGTCATTTGGCAACTATTGATTTCACTATGTCGTTTTATTCAACGGTTAAGGTCAATGTAAGCCATTTCTTCATCTCTCCCTTGTGTACTGATTTACACCTCGAGTAG
- the LOC139894173 gene encoding uncharacterized protein isoform X2: MEKGDYSKLAKEWLENSSRFQLDGMAQKGMKIDRVELGYVRCYFVIPDHLLDQDVEGNWNAGAISVLMDGMAAGAVFSICGGHLATIDFTMSFYSTVKVNDPEFSSSIRH, encoded by the exons atggaaaaggGAGATTATTCAAAATTAGCTAAAGAATGGCTGGAAAACAGCTCCAGATTTCAATTAGACGGCATGGCACAAAAAGGAATGAAAATCGATCGTGTTGAATTAGGTTACGTCCGTTGCTATTTCGTTATTCCAGATCATCTATTG GATCAGGATGTAGAAGGAAACTGGAACGCTGGTGCGATATCGGTTTTGATGGACGGAATGGCTGCAGGTGCAGTGTTCTCAATCTGTGGAGGTCATTTGGCAACTATTGATTTCACTATGTCGTTTTATTCAACGGTTAAGGTCAAT gacCCTGAGTTTTCATCCTCGATTCGTCACTGA
- the LOC139894172 gene encoding uncharacterized protein isoform X1, which yields MADGRVFRSSSFSIRAYVDAILERDPEKSLLHQSMSGHGVPVETNAPEPIEVERTGLEIVVYQEPIEPKHSDDCETSSQNAIVSEVERTGLEIVAYQEPIASEVERTGLEIVVYQEPIEHFGDFERSSQSDAALFELQTVREHLTMSDRTSVQPANAEITHNDSDSDSSRTISDISRRLGNISRRPNDDSADEANSAKIVEKKRVKKLSQILKDLKEVEKKSGELKRCPPRKHRSKKIDLCNNPKVKDVKKTRIDEPETSKRGSSSRSVRVSGGANKRPVDCSKVMYCQVNLNPADFSNAERFMRRIKRRQT from the exons ATGGCAGACGGTAGAGTGTTTCGATCCAGCAGTTTCTCTATTCG GGCGTATGTTGATGCCATTCTGGAAAGGGATCCTGAAAAAAGTTTGCTTCACCAATCCATGTCTGGACATGGGGTTCCGGTTGAGACTAATGCCCCTGAAC CAATTGAAGTTGAAAGAACTGGACTGGAGATTGTTGTATATCAAGAACCTATAG AACCAAAACATTCTGATGACTGTGAGACATCATCACAAAATGCCATAG TATCTGAAGTAGAAAGAACGGGACTGGAGATTGTTGCATATCAAGAACCTATAG CATCTGAAGTAGAAAGAACGGGACTGGAGATTGTTGTATATCAAGAACCTATAG AACATTTTGGTGACTTCGAGAGATCATCACAGAGTGATGCAG CACTCTTTGAACTTCAAACTGTCAGGGAACATTTGACCATGTCTGACAGAACTTCAGTTCAACCTGCCAATG CTGAAATTACTCATAACGATTCAGATTCTGATTCGAGCAGAACTATTAGTGACATTTCCAGAAGATTGGGGAACATATCGCGTCGTCCGAACGACGATAGTGCTGACGAGGCTAATTCCGCCAAGATAGTGGAAAAAAAGAGGGTAAAGAAATTGTCACAGATATTGAAAGATCTAAAAGAGGTGGAAAAAAAATCCGGTGAACTTAAACGTTGTCCGCCAAGAAAGCACAGGTCCAAAAAGATTGATCTTTGTAATAATCCAAAAGTAAAAGATGTTAAAAAGACAAGGATCGATGAGCCTGAAACGTCGAAGCGTGGGTCATCATCTCGTTCAGTGCGTGTGTCGGGTGGAGCAAATAAAAGGCCGGTGGATTGTAGTAAGGTCATGTATTGTCAGGTCAACCTCAACCCTGCAGATTTTTCGAATGCTGAAAGGTTCATGCGTAGGATAAAGCGGAGGCAAACTTGA